One genomic segment of Kiritimatiellales bacterium includes these proteins:
- a CDS encoding glycine--tRNA ligase, whose protein sequence is MKPNDYHVSMDALASLCKRRGFIFQTSEIYGGINGFWDYGPLGVELKRNIKESWWKSTVQSRENVIGLDSAIIMHPRVWEASGHVGNFKDPMVDCRETKNRYRADQLLVFKHKSDAAALMFAYPEDEQPAEKKVKKIGKGNPAEYESVTLESIPLDAYERLVGPDTDRPGTLTEPRAFNLMFKTYVGPIEQSSNIAWLRPETAQGIFAQFGNVLAVSRQKVPFGIAQIGKAFRNEINPRNYTFRSREFEQMELEFFIKPGSDAEWHEYWVAERLKWYEQVGLPEGRMHLDVHPPEKLAHYASACTDIMYDFPFGTQELEGIAARGNFDLTQHQNISGKTLEYFDEETKEKFLPAVVEPSAGVDRIALALLCEAYREEWIPKDGGTVLTAEPGKPAPEGYEARTVMRFAPCIAPYKVAVFPLLKNKEELVGKARGLFEKLNDRWNCFYDHAGAIGRRYRRQDEIGTPCGVTVDFQTLEDNTVTLRDRDTMEQIRVSIDELESIITQRVKF, encoded by the coding sequence ATGAAACCAAATGACTATCATGTCTCGATGGATGCGCTTGCCTCGCTGTGCAAACGGCGCGGATTTATTTTTCAGACCTCCGAAATTTACGGCGGTATCAACGGCTTCTGGGATTACGGCCCGCTCGGCGTTGAGCTGAAGCGCAACATCAAAGAGAGCTGGTGGAAATCCACTGTGCAGTCACGCGAGAATGTTATTGGACTCGACAGCGCTATTATTATGCACCCGCGCGTCTGGGAAGCGTCCGGTCACGTCGGCAACTTTAAAGACCCGATGGTTGACTGCCGCGAAACAAAAAACCGGTACCGCGCCGATCAACTGCTCGTATTCAAGCATAAATCCGATGCCGCCGCACTGATGTTTGCCTATCCGGAAGATGAGCAGCCGGCGGAAAAAAAAGTAAAAAAAATCGGCAAAGGAAATCCGGCGGAGTATGAGTCTGTTACACTCGAGTCTATTCCGCTTGACGCGTATGAACGTCTTGTCGGACCGGATACCGATAGGCCCGGTACGCTCACCGAACCGCGCGCGTTTAATCTCATGTTTAAAACCTATGTCGGCCCCATCGAGCAAAGTTCAAACATTGCGTGGCTGCGTCCCGAAACCGCGCAGGGAATTTTTGCTCAGTTCGGCAATGTGCTCGCCGTTTCACGTCAGAAAGTCCCGTTCGGCATCGCACAGATCGGCAAAGCCTTCCGCAACGAAATCAATCCGCGCAACTACACCTTCCGTTCACGCGAATTTGAGCAGATGGAACTCGAATTTTTCATCAAGCCCGGCTCCGACGCCGAATGGCATGAATACTGGGTTGCCGAGCGCCTGAAATGGTACGAACAGGTCGGACTGCCGGAAGGCCGCATGCATCTTGATGTTCATCCGCCGGAAAAACTTGCGCACTATGCCAGCGCCTGCACCGATATTATGTACGACTTCCCGTTCGGCACGCAGGAGCTCGAAGGGATCGCCGCGCGCGGAAACTTTGACCTCACGCAGCATCAGAACATCAGCGGTAAAACGCTTGAATATTTCGACGAAGAAACCAAAGAAAAATTCCTGCCGGCCGTTGTCGAACCGTCTGCCGGTGTCGATCGCATTGCACTTGCCCTGCTCTGCGAAGCCTACCGCGAAGAGTGGATCCCAAAAGACGGCGGCACCGTCCTCACCGCCGAACCCGGCAAACCGGCGCCGGAAGGTTACGAAGCCCGCACCGTCATGCGCTTTGCGCCGTGCATCGCACCGTATAAAGTTGCGGTATTCCCCCTGTTGAAAAACAAAGAGGAACTCGTCGGCAAAGCGCGCGGACTGTTCGAAAAGCTCAACGACCGCTGGAACTGCTTCTATGACCACGCCGGTGCTATCGGGCGCCGTTACCGCCGGCAGGATGAAATCGGTACGCCGTGCGGCGTTACCGTTGACTTCCAGACGCTCGAAGACAACACTGTTACACTGCGCGACCGTGACACGATGGAACAGATCCGCGTCTCCATTGATGAACTCGAATCCATTATCACACAACGAGTAAAATTCTAG
- a CDS encoding OsmC family protein, with protein sequence MSEKKLTLEFVMDEKFKIEGDANGHKIVIDQPVNAGGTNAGPTPLDYLFAAHAGCLATVARIIAMQKQLPLRGMKITISGDVNLNALLGKPSDDPVGFKGIFIMADIDGDMTLEQKEELLRLADKRCPVSYNLQHATPVKISISGGVE encoded by the coding sequence ATGTCAGAAAAAAAGTTGACCCTTGAATTTGTCATGGATGAAAAATTTAAAATTGAAGGCGATGCGAACGGTCATAAAATTGTTATCGACCAGCCGGTGAATGCCGGCGGGACAAATGCCGGGCCGACGCCGCTTGACTATCTTTTCGCCGCGCATGCCGGGTGCCTTGCAACCGTAGCCCGGATTATTGCAATGCAGAAACAACTGCCGCTGCGTGGCATGAAAATCACGATTTCCGGTGACGTCAATTTGAATGCGCTGCTCGGTAAGCCGAGTGATGATCCGGTGGGATTTAAAGGAATTTTTATCATGGCTGACATTGACGGCGACATGACACTGGAACAAAAAGAAGAGCTGCTGCGCCTGGCGGATAAACGCTGCCCGGTTTCATATAATTTACAGCACGCTACGCCGGTAAAAATTTCTATATCCGGCGGGGTAGAATAA
- a CDS encoding rhamnulokinase family protein yields MSRNFVAVDLGASSGRTILGTFDGEKLTLKETNRFWNGPTEINGTLYWDLIHLFRNIQEGIAAARKDSGDKIVSIAADTWGVDFGLIDSQGKLLGNPVHYRDSRTDGMLQKVFDAVGKENVFNASGIQFMQLNTLYQLYALAQADDVQYLTADKLLFLPDLLNYWLTGKMAANRTFASTSQFYNPVTKDWAIDLLKKLNIRTDFFAPFADAGTVLGEYNGTPVVNVGSHDTASAFAAVPVTEGEQCAFLSSGTWSLLGTELTAPVINTETLAENFTNEVGVCDTIRFLKNLSGLWIIQELRRVWAEQGHSYAWKDMDDLAGTAVPLQFFINPGDDIFLPPGDMVKRMRDYCVRTGQKSPESHGEIIRAAYEGLALLYADTYDALEKLSGQKLNTLRIVGGGSKNFALNQFAANATGRTVISGPVEATAIGNIIMQMLAMGDIKTLAEGRTVIRNSFASEARTFKPQNREQWQNALNVWRQFCK; encoded by the coding sequence ATGAGCAGAAATTTTGTCGCTGTAGATCTCGGCGCGTCGAGCGGCCGCACAATTCTTGGGACATTCGATGGCGAAAAACTGACGCTGAAAGAGACCAACCGCTTTTGGAACGGTCCGACGGAAATCAACGGCACGCTCTACTGGGATCTTATACATCTCTTTCGCAACATCCAGGAAGGCATTGCGGCAGCGCGTAAAGATTCCGGCGACAAAATTGTTTCCATCGCAGCGGATACCTGGGGTGTTGATTTCGGATTGATTGATTCACAGGGAAAATTACTCGGCAATCCGGTGCACTATCGCGACTCACGTACTGATGGCATGCTGCAAAAAGTATTTGATGCCGTCGGCAAAGAAAATGTGTTCAACGCCAGCGGCATCCAGTTTATGCAGCTCAACACGCTCTATCAGCTTTACGCGCTCGCGCAGGCTGATGATGTTCAATATCTCACCGCTGATAAACTTCTGTTTTTGCCCGATCTGCTGAACTACTGGCTCACCGGTAAAATGGCCGCCAACCGCACCTTCGCCAGCACATCACAATTTTATAATCCGGTGACTAAAGACTGGGCGATTGACCTGCTCAAAAAATTAAATATCCGCACTGATTTTTTTGCGCCGTTTGCCGATGCCGGCACGGTGCTCGGTGAATATAACGGAACGCCGGTCGTAAACGTCGGCAGCCATGATACTGCCAGCGCGTTTGCCGCCGTGCCGGTAACGGAAGGCGAACAGTGCGCGTTTTTAAGTTCCGGCACATGGTCGCTGCTCGGCACTGAATTAACAGCGCCGGTAATTAATACTGAAACGCTCGCCGAAAACTTTACCAATGAAGTTGGCGTATGCGACACCATTCGCTTCCTAAAAAATCTTTCCGGCCTCTGGATTATTCAGGAACTCCGGCGCGTCTGGGCGGAGCAGGGGCATTCCTATGCATGGAAAGATATGGACGATCTTGCCGGCACCGCTGTGCCGCTGCAGTTCTTCATTAATCCCGGTGACGATATTTTCCTGCCGCCCGGCGACATGGTAAAACGGATGCGGGATTACTGTGTGCGTACCGGACAAAAATCGCCGGAAAGTCACGGTGAAATTATTCGCGCCGCGTATGAAGGACTTGCACTGCTTTATGCCGACACGTATGACGCGCTCGAAAAACTCAGCGGACAAAAACTCAACACACTGCGCATTGTCGGCGGCGGTTCAAAAAACTTTGCACTCAATCAATTTGCCGCCAATGCCACCGGCCGCACTGTTATTTCCGGACCGGTCGAGGCCACTGCTATCGGCAATATTATCATGCAAATGCTAGCAATGGGTGACATAAAAACGCTCGCCGAAGGCCGCACAGTGATCCGCAATTCTTTTGCCAGCGAAGCCCGTACGTTTAAACCGCAGAACCGCGAACAATGGCAGAACGCTCTTAATGTTTGGCGTCAATTTTGTAAATGA
- a CDS encoding class II aldolase/adducin family protein translates to MMNDLKTITELSHEFGSVDYVKGGGGNTSVKNATTLWVKPSGTTLGGLTEAAFVQMNRAKIDGLYTVDTPPDSAAREELVKNMMAAAVENGAGRPSVEAPLHNVFTAKFVVHTHPAAVNGMTCAKNGEAACKKLFPDALWMEYVDPGYTLCMEVRRRIKDYEAAHGREPALLMLKNHGVFIAGETPEEIRALYRHIMDVLAGEYRRAGISQTLDIADTPAAPETEKQIKALLGDDAAYSTSSGLFTVAPGPVSPDHLVYARAFPFTGELTPEHTAQYKTVRGYAPKIIVAGSRIYGIGTSQKNAALALELAQDGALVIKLAAAFGGIEYMTDAAREFIEHWEVESYRQQQV, encoded by the coding sequence ATGATGAACGATTTAAAAACAATTACAGAACTGTCTCACGAATTCGGCAGCGTGGATTATGTTAAAGGCGGCGGCGGCAATACATCGGTAAAAAATGCAACCACGCTGTGGGTGAAACCGTCCGGCACAACGCTTGGCGGATTAACCGAAGCAGCATTCGTTCAGATGAACCGTGCCAAAATTGACGGGCTCTACACGGTCGACACGCCTCCGGATTCTGCTGCACGCGAAGAGCTCGTGAAAAATATGATGGCGGCGGCGGTTGAAAACGGCGCCGGACGCCCTTCAGTGGAAGCACCGCTGCATAACGTGTTCACTGCAAAATTTGTGGTGCATACACATCCGGCAGCAGTGAACGGCATGACGTGTGCGAAAAACGGCGAGGCCGCGTGCAAAAAACTTTTTCCTGATGCGCTGTGGATGGAATACGTCGATCCGGGCTATACGCTCTGTATGGAAGTCCGCCGGCGGATTAAAGATTACGAGGCGGCGCACGGCAGAGAACCGGCGCTGCTCATGTTAAAAAATCACGGCGTATTTATTGCCGGTGAAACACCGGAAGAAATCCGCGCATTGTATCGGCATATCATGGACGTACTCGCCGGCGAATACCGGCGTGCCGGCATTTCACAAACGCTGGACATTGCGGATACACCGGCAGCGCCGGAAACAGAAAAACAGATTAAAGCACTGTTGGGCGATGACGCCGCATACAGTACGTCGTCCGGCCTGTTTACGGTTGCGCCGGGGCCGGTTTCGCCGGATCATCTGGTGTACGCGCGCGCGTTTCCGTTCACCGGTGAACTGACGCCGGAACATACTGCACAGTATAAAACTGTGCGCGGGTATGCGCCGAAAATTATTGTCGCCGGTTCGCGCATTTATGGAATTGGCACATCGCAGAAAAATGCCGCTCTTGCTTTGGAACTCGCGCAGGACGGCGCACTGGTGATCAAACTCGCGGCGGCGTTCGGCGGCATTGAATATATGACGGATGCTGCACGCGAATTTATTGAGCACTGGGAGGTTGAGTCGTACCGGCAGCAGCAGGTATAA
- a CDS encoding L-rhamnose mutarotase, producing MKLKPGTVEEYKKRHDEIWPELSKVHLLPEFLIIQFILMRKHCVCLHFAN from the coding sequence ATGAAACTGAAACCAGGCACAGTTGAAGAGTATAAAAAGCGGCATGACGAAATCTGGCCGGAACTTTCCAAAGTGCATCTGCTGCCGGAATTTTTGATTATTCAATTTATTTTGATGAGGAAACACTGTGTCTGTTTGCATTTCGCAAACTGA
- a CDS encoding L-rhamnose isomerase, with protein MKHIEKVYKLAEERYAQFGIDTDAVIDAALKLPISLHCWQSDDITGFETKPDGLSGGGIMTTGNYPGRARNGKEARADIEKAMALIPGAQRVNVHACYSETDQFVDRDQMTPECFRQWMDWAKEKNICLDFNPTFFAHPKAEDGFTLSNQNDDIRAFWIRHGKATRKIAQAMAENQGSPCYVNWWTPDGAKDFPADRWAPRRRMIAAYDEIMADKSIDRTQCVDFIESKLFGIGSEEYVVASAEFCSDYAINRGMGLTMDMGHFHPTETIHDKLSSHLQFMDQILLHVSRPIRWDSDHVVIFNDDLKNVFLEIQRGNAWDRVILALDFFDASINRIGAYVIGTRAARKAILYAMLDPTKQLKNYEAARKNAQRLALMEEFKSMPFAAVWDMLCEKAGVPVGSDWIADMEKYEADVLSERV; from the coding sequence ATGAAACATATAGAAAAAGTGTATAAGCTTGCGGAGGAGCGTTATGCTCAATTCGGGATTGATACGGATGCGGTAATCGATGCGGCATTGAAGCTGCCGATTTCTCTGCACTGCTGGCAAAGTGATGATATCACCGGTTTTGAAACGAAGCCGGACGGACTTTCCGGCGGCGGCATTATGACCACTGGCAATTATCCGGGTCGTGCCCGTAACGGCAAGGAAGCGCGCGCAGATATTGAAAAAGCGATGGCGCTGATTCCCGGTGCACAACGCGTGAACGTGCATGCGTGCTATTCTGAAACAGATCAATTTGTTGATCGCGATCAGATGACTCCGGAATGTTTCCGGCAGTGGATGGACTGGGCAAAAGAAAAAAATATCTGCCTTGATTTTAATCCGACGTTTTTTGCTCATCCGAAAGCGGAAGACGGGTTTACGTTATCAAATCAAAATGATGATATTCGCGCATTCTGGATCCGGCACGGTAAAGCGACGCGCAAGATTGCACAGGCAATGGCAGAGAATCAGGGCTCGCCGTGTTATGTCAATTGGTGGACGCCGGACGGCGCCAAAGATTTCCCCGCGGATCGCTGGGCACCGCGCCGGCGGATGATTGCGGCATACGATGAAATCATGGCGGACAAATCGATTGACCGCACACAATGCGTCGATTTTATCGAAAGCAAGCTGTTCGGCATCGGCTCCGAAGAATATGTGGTTGCGTCTGCTGAATTCTGTTCTGATTACGCAATCAATCGCGGCATGGGTTTGACAATGGACATGGGACATTTCCACCCGACGGAAACGATTCACGATAAACTTTCAAGCCACCTGCAATTCATGGATCAGATTCTGCTGCACGTCAGCCGGCCGATCCGGTGGGATTCTGATCACGTTGTAATTTTTAACGATGATCTGAAAAATGTGTTTCTCGAAATTCAGCGCGGCAACGCGTGGGATCGCGTAATTCTCGCGCTTGACTTTTTCGATGCGTCTATTAACCGCATCGGTGCTTACGTCATCGGTACGCGTGCGGCGCGCAAAGCGATCCTGTATGCGATGCTTGATCCGACAAAACAGCTTAAAAATTATGAAGCCGCCAGGAAAAATGCGCAGCGGCTGGCCTTGATGGAAGAATTTAAATCGATGCCGTTTGCTGCCGTATGGGATATGCTGTGTGAAAAAGCCGGCGTACCGGTGGGATCTGACTGGATCGCTGATATGGAAAAATATGAAGCTGACGTTCTTTCTGAACGCGTCTAA
- a CDS encoding YhcH/YjgK/YiaL family protein — protein MIVDRIENFADYPYGDAWNKAFEFLKTLTPETETRRYELLGDDLYVMVDSYETKARSAAKLETHAKYIDIQFMIDKEEVHEIHSALTLSAQTPYDPEKDVSFFYLPEFSSSLITLRTGEFAVYFPQDAHMPCLMSGDTPQRIKKAVVKIKTELMHTGFRLKH, from the coding sequence ATGATTGTAGATCGCATTGAAAATTTTGCCGACTACCCGTACGGCGACGCGTGGAACAAGGCGTTTGAATTTCTAAAAACATTGACGCCGGAAACTGAAACCAGACGCTATGAGCTGCTGGGTGATGACCTTTACGTGATGGTGGACAGCTATGAAACAAAAGCGCGCTCCGCCGCAAAACTGGAAACGCATGCAAAATATATCGATATTCAATTCATGATCGACAAAGAAGAAGTCCATGAGATACATTCGGCGCTCACCCTTTCAGCGCAAACGCCGTATGACCCAGAAAAAGACGTGTCGTTTTTCTATCTGCCGGAATTTTCTTCATCGCTCATCACACTGCGCACCGGAGAATTCGCTGTCTATTTTCCGCAAGACGCGCACATGCCCTGCCTCATGTCCGGTGATACACCGCAACGTATCAAAAAAGCCGTTGTGAAAATCAAAACAGAACTGATGCACACCGGATTCCGGCTGAAACATTAA